The Frondihabitans australicus genome includes a region encoding these proteins:
- a CDS encoding class I SAM-dependent methyltransferase: protein MTDHADAFEPDLPNPGQATSFGPAAALYEKGRPSYPAEVVDWLVPEGATHVVDLGAGTGKFTRLLVAKGLHVAAVEPSAGMRDELIRAVPGAQVLPGSAERLPIDGESVDAVLAAQSWHWVDPARAVPEVARVLRPGGTLGMVWNMRARDDGWLDELDVLLEKANGASVVESGDPTVGAPFGPVEKAEFAWVNRVPHDDVIAMVASRSYVITRPDDQRAAILGEVRELLETHPATRGRALVDIPYVAKASRTRLLPS from the coding sequence ATGACCGATCACGCCGACGCCTTCGAACCCGATCTCCCGAACCCCGGCCAGGCGACGAGCTTCGGTCCGGCCGCCGCGCTCTACGAGAAGGGGCGCCCCTCGTATCCGGCCGAGGTCGTCGACTGGCTCGTCCCGGAGGGGGCGACGCACGTCGTCGACCTCGGCGCCGGCACGGGCAAGTTCACGCGGCTCCTGGTGGCGAAGGGTCTGCACGTGGCCGCGGTCGAGCCCTCGGCGGGCATGCGCGACGAGCTGATCAGGGCGGTCCCCGGAGCACAGGTGCTGCCGGGGTCGGCCGAGCGGCTTCCGATCGACGGCGAGAGCGTCGACGCGGTGCTGGCGGCCCAGTCGTGGCACTGGGTCGACCCGGCCCGCGCCGTGCCCGAGGTCGCCCGCGTGCTGCGGCCCGGCGGCACCCTCGGCATGGTGTGGAACATGCGCGCCCGCGACGACGGCTGGCTCGACGAGCTCGACGTCCTGCTCGAGAAGGCGAACGGCGCGAGCGTCGTGGAGTCGGGCGATCCCACCGTGGGCGCGCCGTTCGGGCCGGTCGAGAAGGCCGAGTTCGCCTGGGTGAACCGGGTGCCGCACGACGACGTCATCGCGATGGTCGCATCGCGCAGCTACGTGATCACCCGGCCCGACGACCAGCGGGCGGCGATCCTCGGCGAGGTGCGCGAGCTGCTCGAGACCCACCCGGCGACACGGGGCCGTGCCCTCGTCGACATCCCCTACGTCGCCAAGGCTTCGCGAACCCGCCTCCTCCCCTCCTGA
- a CDS encoding GNAT family N-acetyltransferase, with product MTVSLKPMDPATFEQWKVVNRAEYVESRMKAGESREAAQDNANRSFERYFPNGVPGPDQVVFDVVDTPDDAADGPSEGEVVGVLWIGVSDAANRAWYVYDIEMHESQRGRGLGRQTMLLAEAEARARGAQSLGLNVFGFNTVARHLYESLGYEPTAIQMKKPL from the coding sequence ATGACCGTGTCACTGAAGCCCATGGATCCTGCGACCTTCGAACAGTGGAAGGTCGTGAACCGGGCCGAGTACGTCGAGTCGCGGATGAAGGCCGGCGAGTCGCGCGAGGCGGCGCAGGACAACGCGAATCGGTCGTTCGAGCGGTACTTCCCGAACGGAGTGCCGGGGCCCGACCAGGTGGTGTTCGACGTGGTCGACACACCCGACGACGCGGCCGACGGGCCGTCCGAGGGCGAGGTCGTCGGCGTGCTCTGGATCGGCGTCTCGGACGCCGCGAACAGGGCGTGGTACGTCTACGACATCGAGATGCACGAGTCGCAGCGGGGCCGCGGCCTCGGCCGCCAGACCATGCTGCTCGCCGAAGCCGAGGCCCGCGCTCGGGGAGCGCAGAGCCTCGGCCTCAACGTGTTCGGTTTCAATACGGTGGCCCGTCACCTGTACGAGTCGCTCGGCTACGAGCCGACCGCCATCCAGATGAAGAAGCCGTTGTGA
- a CDS encoding GNAT family N-acetyltransferase — protein MEIRTADEADWPAIWPFFRDIVEAGETYAIPAGLTSDEAFGHWFTPGHTVVVAVDDDGSVLGSAHFGPNRPARGSHVGTASFMVAPGASRRGIGRALGEHVVEAARDAGFRSMQFNAVVETNTRAVALWHSLGFETLTVVPEAFDHPVYGLVGLLVMYRRL, from the coding sequence ATGGAGATCCGCACCGCCGACGAGGCCGACTGGCCGGCGATCTGGCCGTTCTTCCGCGACATCGTCGAGGCCGGCGAGACCTACGCGATCCCCGCCGGTCTCACGAGCGACGAGGCGTTCGGGCACTGGTTCACGCCCGGCCACACGGTCGTCGTCGCGGTCGACGACGACGGCTCGGTGCTCGGCTCGGCGCACTTCGGGCCGAACCGGCCGGCTCGCGGCAGTCACGTCGGCACGGCGAGCTTCATGGTCGCACCGGGGGCTTCGCGTCGCGGAATCGGGCGAGCCCTCGGCGAGCACGTCGTCGAGGCGGCGCGCGACGCGGGCTTCCGCAGCATGCAGTTCAACGCGGTGGTCGAGACCAACACCCGGGCCGTCGCGCTGTGGCATTCGCTGGGCTTCGAGACGCTCACGGTCGTGCCCGAGGCGTTCGACCACCCCGTGTACGGGCTCGTCGGGCTGCTCGTGATGTACCGCAGGCTGTAG
- a CDS encoding alpha-N-arabinofuranosidase — protein sequence MSTARITLDRDFTIGPVPRRLFGSFVEHMGRCVYTGIYEPGHPEADEKGYRQDVLKLVKELGATVVRYPGGNFVSGYNWEDGVGPVEGRPRRLDGAWHTIETNAFGLHEFVDWSKEAGVEVMEAINLGTRGVDAARELVEYANHPGGTALSDRRIANGAKDPFDIKLWCLGNELDGPWQIGHKTADEYGRLAQEAGKAMRFVDPSIELVAVGSSNSGMPTFGEWEHTVLSHAYDEVDYMSMHAYYQEHDGDALSFLASAVDMDYFIESVVATCDAVRAKRKATKHINLSFDEWNVWYQRGLDTDDQPHNVSKGWVEHPRLIEDAYNVTDAVVVGTLLNSLLRHGDRVSIANQAQLVNVIAPIRSEENGPAWRQSIFWPFARTAELAKGQILRTAVTSDRVDTPQFGDADLVDVSSTYDEEAGRVALFLANRGLDESADVSIDLRGFTASRVTRAEVLQIPEGGTRKSANTESEQDAVGLAPLDGVTLDGSSARLTLPALSWAVVELEVAKA from the coding sequence ATGTCGACCGCACGCATCACCCTCGATCGCGACTTCACCATCGGCCCGGTGCCGCGCCGCCTCTTCGGCTCGTTCGTCGAGCACATGGGCCGCTGCGTCTACACCGGCATCTACGAGCCCGGGCATCCCGAGGCCGACGAGAAGGGCTACCGGCAGGACGTCCTGAAGCTCGTCAAAGAGCTCGGCGCCACCGTCGTACGCTACCCCGGCGGCAACTTCGTCTCCGGCTACAACTGGGAAGACGGAGTGGGCCCGGTCGAAGGCCGCCCGCGCCGCCTCGACGGCGCCTGGCACACGATCGAGACCAACGCCTTCGGCCTGCACGAGTTCGTCGACTGGTCGAAGGAGGCCGGCGTCGAGGTGATGGAGGCGATCAACCTCGGCACCCGGGGCGTCGACGCCGCCCGCGAGCTCGTCGAGTACGCCAACCACCCCGGTGGCACGGCCCTGAGCGACCGCCGCATCGCGAACGGCGCGAAGGACCCCTTCGACATCAAGCTCTGGTGCCTCGGCAACGAACTCGACGGCCCCTGGCAGATCGGCCACAAGACCGCCGACGAGTACGGCCGACTGGCGCAGGAGGCCGGCAAGGCGATGCGCTTCGTCGATCCCTCCATCGAGCTGGTCGCGGTGGGATCGTCGAACTCGGGCATGCCGACCTTCGGCGAGTGGGAGCACACGGTGCTGTCGCACGCCTACGACGAGGTCGACTACATGTCGATGCACGCCTACTACCAGGAGCACGACGGCGACGCCCTGTCGTTCCTCGCGTCTGCTGTCGATATGGACTACTTCATCGAGTCCGTCGTCGCGACCTGCGACGCCGTGCGCGCCAAGCGCAAGGCCACGAAGCACATCAACCTCTCGTTCGACGAGTGGAACGTCTGGTACCAGCGCGGCCTCGACACCGACGACCAGCCGCACAACGTCTCGAAGGGCTGGGTCGAGCACCCGCGCCTCATCGAGGACGCCTACAACGTCACCGACGCCGTCGTCGTCGGCACCCTGCTCAACTCGCTGCTGCGTCACGGCGACCGGGTCTCGATCGCGAACCAGGCTCAGCTGGTCAACGTGATCGCCCCGATCCGCTCGGAGGAGAACGGGCCGGCGTGGCGGCAGTCGATCTTCTGGCCGTTCGCACGCACCGCGGAGCTCGCAAAGGGTCAGATCCTGCGCACCGCCGTGACGAGCGACCGGGTCGACACCCCGCAGTTCGGCGACGCCGACCTCGTCGACGTCTCGAGCACCTACGACGAGGAGGCCGGGCGCGTGGCGCTCTTCCTCGCGAACCGCGGCCTCGACGAGAGCGCCGACGTGTCGATCGACCTGCGCGGCTTCACGGCCTCGCGCGTCACCCGCGCCGAGGTGCTGCAGATCCCCGAGGGCGGAACGCGCAAGTCCGCCAACACCGAGAGCGAGCAGGATGCCGTCGGCCTCGCGCCGCTCGACGGCGTGACCCTCGACGGCTCGTCGGCACGCCTCACGCTGCCCGCCCTCTCGTGGGCGGTCGTCGAGCTCGAGGTCGCGAAGGCCTAG